The segment AACTACCGGGCGGACCAGGGCACGCCGCTGTATGACCAGACGGTGGTGCTGCTGGGCACGGTGCTGGCGAAGGCGCAGGAGTTCAGCAGCAACGGCGTGCCGGTGCGCACGGTGACGCTGCTGATTACGGATGGCGCGGACATGCACTCGCAGAAGGCGAGGGCGAGGGACGTGGCGGCGCTGGTGAAGGACCTGCAACGGGCGGAGAACCACATCGTCGCGGCGATGGGGATTGATGACGGGAGCACCGACTTCCGCCGCGTGTTCCGGGAGATGGGCATCGAGGACAAGTGGATTCTCACGCCGGGGCAGAGCGCGCAGGAGATTCGCGCTGCGTTCCAGGTGTTCAGCCAGAGCGCGGTGCGGGTGAGTCAGGGCGCCGCGAGCTTCAGCCGCACGGCGCTGGGTGGATTCGGGCGGTGAGGGGCGGGTGAACGGGTTACCCTGGGGGCGTGGACGACTACCTCGTGCGCAACATCCTGGATGCAGTGACCGTCCTGGACAGGGCCTACATGGAGCACTGGGCTCGGGAACTCGGAGTGGAGTCCCTGCTGGGGAAGGTGAAGCGATGAATGACACCCTCCCGCGTGCCGAAGCGCTCGTCCGGACGCTGCTGCTCCGGCGCTCCGGGGAAGAGCGCCTCAAGATGGGGGCGGACATGTTTTCCGCCTCTCGCGCTCTCATCGCCGCATCAATGCGGGAGGAAGGGCTGGTGCCGGGCTCGGTCGAATGGAAGCTTCGGTTGCTCGACAGGACCTACGGTCCGGAGGTCTCGCCTGCTCAGCGCCAGCGCCTGCTCGACCGTTGGCGCACGGAATCCAGGGGAACGGACTCCTCCCGCTAGCTCGCGAACGGAGCGGTGCGGATGCTTGGCCAGCTTGCGGCCCGGGCGCGCTGCTGACGCGGGGAAACGACGAAGCCCGGAGCGCCATCCTCGGCACTCCGGGCTCCGGTCCTGCTCGGTTCCGCTTCGCTCAGTGCACGCGGGCGGGCGGCAGGTTGGACGGGGCCAGCTGTCCCGACTTGAGCTGCGCGGTGGAGGGGCAGACCAGCGCCTTCATGTCCTCAGCCCGGCGGCCCAGGTCGTCGAGCACCCGCGTCGACCGCGTCACCGGGTCCGTCACCGTGGTGCCCTTGAGGTACGGCGACAGCGCCGCCACCCGGCCCGCCGCGCGCGGCGCGACGTGGACGAACTCCGTCTGCGTCTCACCGGCATGGCACCCGCTGCACGTGTTGATGGAGAACTTGTGCCGCGCCTGCGTCGACACGCCCGGCGCCCGCCAGAAGAAGTCCAGCGGCGTGCGCGCCATGGCCCCCAGGAACGGCGTCCCGCCCATGCTGTCCGGCACCGTGTGCCGCTCCTCGACGATGGCCGCAGAGTTCTGCTGGATGTAGCTGGCCAGCGCCGCCGTGTTCTCGTGGTGCATCGCCGGCGTCAGCTTCACCGTGGCCGGCACCAGCCCCTGCGCCGTGAGGTTGAACTCACGCATCTCCCACGGCTCGGCCAGCGCGATTTCGTTGGTGCGAATCTGGTTCAGCGCGCTGCCCTGGTGGCGGCCCGTCATCACTCCCGCCTTCGCGAACCGGTCCGTCAGCGCCTGCAGCTTCGCGTTGTAGTCCCGGTGCCCCACCTTCAGCCTGCCCAGCTCGTGCCAGTCGTCCGCCCAGCGCTGGATGTCCGCCGCCGTGCCGCCGGGCAGCGCGTACTCCAGGATGAGGGTGAACTCGAGCGGCGCCCCGCTCGCATCCAGCACGCCGAAGACGAAGCGGCCCTCTCCGGCGTGGGCGCCCGGCTGACGCAGGTCGATGCGGTTGACGATGGCCAGCAGCCGGAACGGCGCCTTGCTGAAGTCCAGCGGCCTGGACGCTCCACCACTGCGCGTCTCCCAGGGCCCCAGCACCTGCGTCTGCATCTCCTGCCGCGCCGGCAGCTGCAGCCCGTTCACCACCTGCTTCGCCGTCCACGTCTTCAGCCACGCACGCACCATCGGCGACGGGTCCTGGCCGCCGGCCATCGCCTTCATCAGCGTGCCGAAGTGCCACGCACCGCCGGGCGCCGTGCGCACCGGGTCCTCCACCACCGACAGCGCCGTCACCATCAGCTCGCTCGGCCGGTCGATGGTGCACGTGGTGGACGAGCACGCATAGTTGGACTCGCAGCCGTTGGCCTGGTTCCCATCGCAGTCGTACCAGCCCGGCTCGCAGCTGTTGCCGCACGTCGCCGCCGTGCACACGCCCTGGGCGTACGGGCCGCTTTGGCAGGTGTTGCCGCAGGCGCCGCAGTTCTCCTCGTCGTTGGTCAGGTTCACCTCGCAGCCGTTGCTGGAGTTGCCGTCACAGTCCGCCGTGCCCGCCGGGCAGCGAATCTCGTACGCGGGGCCCTCGGTGCAGGTGGACTCGTTGCCCAGCACGTCGCGCACCGCCACGAAGATGCGGTGGCTGTCACCCGCGCTGAACGGCATGGTCGCGCTGAAGCGGCCCTCCGCGTCCGCGAACACCGTCTTCGCCGGGAAGCCCGTGCAGGCGACGTCGATGAAGATGCCCACCTCGACGCCCGGCTCCGCGGTGCCCGTCACCGTCACCAGGCGGCCGGTGCTGGTGTACTGCCACTTCACGTCGGTGATGACTGGCGCGGGCGGCGGGGTGCTGTCGTTCTGGTAGTCCAGCGGGTTGGAGCAGTCGGACGTCGTCTCGCCGTAGTAGCCGCTCGTGTCCGTCGTCTTCGCCCACGCGGACACCGTCTTCTTCGCGTCCTTCGCCACGCTCGCCTGATACGAGAAGGTGCCCGTGCTGTCGGTGGTGAGCACCTTGACGGGCTCGCCCTGGCACGTCGCGTTCTCGAAGATTTCCACGGTGACGCGCGGGTCGGCGCGGCCGTCGAAGATGGGCGTCAGGCTCTTGCCCGGCGAGCCGGGCCGGGTGGCCAGCAGCACGGGCGTCATCAGCTCGCCGCCGCCCGAGCCGCCGCCATACGGGTAGTCCATCGTCGGGCTGCAGCTGGAGCCGTTGCCCGCGGTGTCATAGACGCGGACGGAGTATGTGTCGCTCGAGGTGCTCGTGGGCACGCTGATGGGGACCTCGCAGTACGCGCCATGGTCCACCTGCTGCTGCGCCACCTCGCGGCCGGTACAGCCCGGGCCGCTGTAGACGCGCACCGTGGCGCCGGCTTCCGTCTCCAGGGAGAGGTTCCGGCTCGTCCCTTGCGTGGTCCACGAGGGCGCCGGCGTCTGGGGCGCGGTCCGGTCCACGCGGAGGAAGGCACCCGCGTTGACGTTGTTGTTCTCGTTGCCCTCCCGCACCCGGTTGCTCGGGTCCACCTCTGCGGCCAGCGCGTAGCTGCCCTCGGGCATGGCCGGCGCGGAGACCGTGGCGCTCACGTCGGCGCAGTCGCCCGCCTCCAGCGTGGTCCGCGTGCTCGTCGTCAGCAGCCGGTCCGTTCCATCGAGGACGCGGTCGGTGGACAGGTAGAAGGAGACGTCCGCCAGGCCGTCGCCGGTGCCCGTGTTGCAGACGCGGGCCTGCACCTTCCGCGAGCCCGAGCCCAGCTCCGAGGGTCCCGTCACGGACTCCAGCCGGAAGTCCGGGGTGCCGGAGCCCGGCCCGGGCTCATCGGGATAGGAGGGAGGCTCGTTGTCCCAGTCCGGCTCGCCGTCGGGGTGAGGCTCGATCACACAGCCTACGAGGGTTCCCGCGAGCGTGAGTGCCCACCAGCGCCTTGCGTGCATGAGAGTTGCCTTGGGGAGCCAGGGGAGATCCGGCCTTGGGGGTGCTGCGGTGGCTCCGCCGTCTGCCTGGACGAAGGCGCGCGCCGCTTATTCACGACATTCCACGGATGCAACCCCACCCGGTGTAGGTTTCCGGCGCCCATGGCCACCCACCCGCGTGTCCTCCTCCTCGCCGAGCGCTTCCCTCCGGACATAGGAGGGCTCGCGCGCAGCGGTGCGAGGACGGCGGGTTCGCTGGTGAAGCTGGGGGCCCAGGTGGACGTGGTCGCGTGGACCCGGAGGTCGGCCCCGGGGGCCCTGCAGACGGTGTCGGACGCGGGCGAGGTGACGCCCTTCGCCCGGGGCGTCAAGCTGCACCGCCTGGGCCTGTTCGGCAGCACGGACCTGTCCATGCAGCACACTCTGGACGTGCTCGGGTACCTGCATGCGAAGCGGAAGTACGACCTGGTGTGGGGTCACTACCTGTCCCCGCCCGGATTCCTCGCCGTGGTGTTCGCCGAGTCCGCCGGCATCGCCTCCACCGTCAGTGCTCGCGGCAATGACGTGGATCAGCTCATGTTCCCTCCCGGCGACTTCGCCCGGCTGCTGTGGACGCTCCAGCGCGCGGACGTGCTCACCGCCGCGTCGGCGGACCTGGGTCGGAAGATGGCGGTGCTGCTCGGGATGGACCCGGGCGTGGAGGTCATCCCCAACGCGGTGGACACCGGCGTCTTCTCTCCCGGCCCCGCGGACCCGGCGCTGCGTGCGCGGCTGGGCATCGCGGACGGGGAGGTGGTGCTCGGCTTCTCCGGCGAGCTGCGCCACAAGAAGGGGCTGCCGTTCCTGCTCTCCGCGCTCACGGAAGTACGGCAGTCACGTCCCGCGTGCCTGCTCGTCATCGGAGAGGTGAGGCCGCGCGACGCCGAGCACCTCGTCGCCTTCCGCGCGGAGCACCCGGAGGACGCCGCGCGCATCCTCATCTCCGGGCCGCTCGACACGCCCGAGGCCATCGCCGCGCACCTGCGTGTCTGTGATGTCTATCTCCAGCCGTCGCTGTGGGAGGGCATGCCCAATGCCTTGCTGGAGGCCATGGCGTGCGCCCGTCCTGTCGTCGCCAGTGATGCGGGAGGGATTCCCGAGGCCGTCGACCACGGGCGCAATGGCTTCATCGTGCCCAAGGCCCTGCTGAATCATCTGGGGCAGGCGTGTCTGGATGTGCTGTCGCTTCCTCCCGAGCACCGCGCCGCGCTCGGCACCGCCGCGCGCCAGCGCATCGAGGAGCGGTTTCAGGGCGAGGCGGAGGCCGAGGTGCTCCGACGGGTGCTGGCTCGCGCCATCCCGAAGCTCTCCTCGTAGGCGCCCACCAGGGACGCCTGCGCACGGCCCCACGGAAAGTCCCGCTCCACCCGGGCCCGGGCCCGGGCACTCAGCGCGGGGCCCAGCGTCGCGTCGGCTCGCAGGGCCTTCACCGCCTCGACAATCGCCTTCGCCGAGCCCGGCCGTATCAGCATCACCTCGTCCGGCCCCGCGAGGGTGCGCACCACGGGGAGGTTGCTCGCCACCACCGGAGTGCCAGTCGCCATCGCCTCCAGCAGCTTCAGCGGGCAGCAGCCCTGCACGCAGTTGCGGTCGTTCACCGGCAGCGGCACCAGCACCACGTCACAGTCATGGTGCAGCTTCGCCAGCTCCGCTTGCGGCAGGGGCTCGCGCAGCTCCACCGCGCCCTCCAGCAGCAGGTCTCCGCAGCGGTCCAGCAGGGCCCTCCGGCCATTCCTGCGCAGCGGTCCCACCAGCGTCAGCACCGTGGGCAGCTCACGCCGCAGCAGCCGGCACGCCTCGATGGCGTGGTGCACACCCTGCCAGGACGTCATCGTCCCGCTGTACAGCAGCCGTACCGGCCGCCCTGGCTCAGGGGCTCGCGGCGGCGCGTAGCGGAACACCTCCAGGTCCACGCCGTTCGGAATCACCCGCACGCGCCCCGCGTCCGCTCCTCGCTTCACGAGGTACTCCGCCGTCACCTCGCTCGGCGTCACCAGCAGGTCCGCGCGCGCAATGCACAGGTCCTCCTGGGCTACCAGCTTGCGCAGCAGCTCCGCGTCGTCCGCCACGTCCGGGTGGTGGTACTTCAGCTCGATGGACGGCAGCCCGTTCACCTCGAACACCAGCGCGTCCGTCAGCGCCTCCTTCCTCCGGGCCATCGGGTAGCCCTCGAAGATGGAGCGCACGTGCACCACCGCCGCCCTCGGCCTTCCCCGCCACCACGCTGCCAGGTGCGAGCGGAAGGACAGCGCCTGTTCCACCAGGTCCCGTCCCCGCGCCTCCATCGGGTGGTACGTCACCCCTTCCGCGAGTCCGTGGGGGCCGGTGCTCGCGGTGCTGCCGTCGCGCAGGGCGAGCAGGTCCACTCCGCCGAACGCCGTGCCCAGCGCCTCCACGAAGGCCCGGATGTGTACCGCCGCCCCCTTGGGCGCGGGGAAGCGGTCGAACGATGCGTAGACGATGCCGGTGCCGGACGGGGTGGGGGAGGACACGTCTGTCTTGCTACCGCGCCTCGGTCGGAGCCTGCAAACGCAGGGGTTTGACCCCCATGGCGCGCGGCCCTTACGCTCGCCCTCGTTCTGTCGCTCCGAGGGGGAGCTTCCCGCCGTGGCTTTCGACTTCGACCGCGTCCGCTCCGAGCGCTTCTACCGCAGCACTGCGCCCGTGGCCGAGGTGATGGCCGACCTCGACAGGCTTCGTCACCTCGACACGGAGGCGAAGAAGGCACGGGCGGCGTGGAAGGACCGTTCCTTCACTCTTGCGTTCGCCGGCCCCGGTCTCCTGGTCGTCTCGCTCGTGCTCTACGTGTCGAAGCCCGGCATCGTGGCTGGGACGGGGCTGACCCTGGGTGGGGTGCTCATCTTCGGCCTGTTCCTCAGCCTCTTCCGGGTGCTGCGGCTCAAGATGGTGGACCTGGAGGAGCGGCGCTACGCGCTGGCCCTGCGCGTGCTCCAGCGGCTGAGCGAGGACATCGGCCCGGACGAGCCCGTGACGCTGGAGCTGGACCTCCATCTCACGATGGACGCCCGGAACCGGACGGCCCGGGGCACGTCAGGCGCTTGGAAGACAGAGCACTTCGTCAACCGATGGCTGTCCTTCCAGGCCCGGCTGCGCGATGGCACGCACCTGCGGCTGGGCATGGAGCAGCGGGCGCAGCACCGGGTCCGTGAGCGGCGCAACCCGCGGGGCCGGCTCAAGATAAAGCGCAAGAACAAGGGCACGGCGCTCATCGACGTGCAGCTGCGGGTGAAGCCGGAGCGCCACCCGGGGCTCGCCCGGCTCGGTCAGGACGCGCGGAAGGTGGTGAAGCTGCCTCCGGGCGTGGCGCTCGCGCGGCTGGAGGTGACGGACGACCGCCTGTCCCTGCGCAGCCGTATGGAGGACGGCTGGGAGGCGAAGCCGCGCATGCGGAACGCGTCGCTGGACGCACCGCGCACCGTCGTGATGATGCTGCTCAGTCTCTACCAGGTGCTCAACTACTCTACCGCCCTGCGCAAGCGGGAAGCGGCGAGGGCGACTTCATGATGGCCCGTCTGCTCCTCCTCTCCCTCGTGGTGCTCACGGGCGCCGCCGGGTGCTCGCGCCAGGAAGGCTCCGAGGCCTCCCGCGCGAAGCCGGCCACCGCCACCGCGAGCGCCGAGGTCGAAGTCCCCGGCAAGCTGAAGTTCAAGGACGCGGACGACCGCGTGCGCTTCTCCCTCGAGCCGAAGGACGACGGCGCAAAGCTGGTGGACGGCGAGGACCGCGAGCTGGCGCGCTACAAGTGGAAGGGGTCATCGCTCAAGGTCTCCGGCCCGGACGATGCCGTGCTCGGCTACGTCGTCCTCTCCGCGGGCGGGGCGCTCACCGTGCGGGACGCCGAGCAGCGCCAGATTCTCTTCACCTTCGCGCGCCAGGGCCCGGGCTGGCGCCTCAATGACGCGAAGGGCGCGCTCCTCTACACGGTGTCGCCGGACGACGAGGGCGCCACCATCCAGGATGCCTCCGGCGCCGAGGTGGCCCGCGTGAAGGTGCGCGAGGGCAAGGTGTCCCTGCGCGACGCGGGAGGCCGCACGCTGCTCGCCACGAAGTCGCTGGTGCGCGCCGATGCCGCCGCCACCCTCGCCTTCGAGAAGCTGGCCCTGCCGCTGCGCGTGGCG is part of the Pyxidicoccus xibeiensis genome and harbors:
- a CDS encoding CARDB domain-containing protein — translated: MIEPHPDGEPDWDNEPPSYPDEPGPGSGTPDFRLESVTGPSELGSGSRKVQARVCNTGTGDGLADVSFYLSTDRVLDGTDRLLTTSTRTTLEAGDCADVSATVSAPAMPEGSYALAAEVDPSNRVREGNENNNVNAGAFLRVDRTAPQTPAPSWTTQGTSRNLSLETEAGATVRVYSGPGCTGREVAQQQVDHGAYCEVPISVPTSTSSDTYSVRVYDTAGNGSSCSPTMDYPYGGGSGGGELMTPVLLATRPGSPGKSLTPIFDGRADPRVTVEIFENATCQGEPVKVLTTDSTGTFSYQASVAKDAKKTVSAWAKTTDTSGYYGETTSDCSNPLDYQNDSTPPPAPVITDVKWQYTSTGRLVTVTGTAEPGVEVGIFIDVACTGFPAKTVFADAEGRFSATMPFSAGDSHRIFVAVRDVLGNESTCTEGPAYEIRCPAGTADCDGNSSNGCEVNLTNDEENCGACGNTCQSGPYAQGVCTAATCGNSCEPGWYDCDGNQANGCESNYACSSTTCTIDRPSELMVTALSVVEDPVRTAPGGAWHFGTLMKAMAGGQDPSPMVRAWLKTWTAKQVVNGLQLPARQEMQTQVLGPWETRSGGASRPLDFSKAPFRLLAIVNRIDLRQPGAHAGEGRFVFGVLDASGAPLEFTLILEYALPGGTAADIQRWADDWHELGRLKVGHRDYNAKLQALTDRFAKAGVMTGRHQGSALNQIRTNEIALAEPWEMREFNLTAQGLVPATVKLTPAMHHENTAALASYIQQNSAAIVEERHTVPDSMGGTPFLGAMARTPLDFFWRAPGVSTQARHKFSINTCSGCHAGETQTEFVHVAPRAAGRVAALSPYLKGTTVTDPVTRSTRVLDDLGRRAEDMKALVCPSTAQLKSGQLAPSNLPPARVH
- a CDS encoding glycosyltransferase, yielding MATHPRVLLLAERFPPDIGGLARSGARTAGSLVKLGAQVDVVAWTRRSAPGALQTVSDAGEVTPFARGVKLHRLGLFGSTDLSMQHTLDVLGYLHAKRKYDLVWGHYLSPPGFLAVVFAESAGIASTVSARGNDVDQLMFPPGDFARLLWTLQRADVLTAASADLGRKMAVLLGMDPGVEVIPNAVDTGVFSPGPADPALRARLGIADGEVVLGFSGELRHKKGLPFLLSALTEVRQSRPACLLVIGEVRPRDAEHLVAFRAEHPEDAARILISGPLDTPEAIAAHLRVCDVYLQPSLWEGMPNALLEAMACARPVVASDAGGIPEAVDHGRNGFIVPKALLNHLGQACLDVLSLPPEHRAALGTAARQRIEERFQGEAEAEVLRRVLARAIPKLSS
- a CDS encoding glycosyltransferase family 4 protein, whose amino-acid sequence is MSSPTPSGTGIVYASFDRFPAPKGAAVHIRAFVEALGTAFGGVDLLALRDGSTASTGPHGLAEGVTYHPMEARGRDLVEQALSFRSHLAAWWRGRPRAAVVHVRSIFEGYPMARRKEALTDALVFEVNGLPSIELKYHHPDVADDAELLRKLVAQEDLCIARADLLVTPSEVTAEYLVKRGADAGRVRVIPNGVDLEVFRYAPPRAPEPGRPVRLLYSGTMTSWQGVHHAIEACRLLRRELPTVLTLVGPLRRNGRRALLDRCGDLLLEGAVELREPLPQAELAKLHHDCDVVLVPLPVNDRNCVQGCCPLKLLEAMATGTPVVASNLPVVRTLAGPDEVMLIRPGSAKAIVEAVKALRADATLGPALSARARARVERDFPWGRAQASLVGAYEESFGMARASTRRSTSASASP